The genomic window GGATTCTGAGCCGTTATATGTTCCTTTGAGCAGTGCCGTGTAATCTATGGAAGGGGGTGGTTGGAAAGAGAGGCGGAAAGCCATGATTTCGGCATGAGATACGTATGGATGCATCTGAAATGGTTGATCCAAAGGAAGCAGAACAACTCTGGAACAAAAAAGCTCAGCTTTATGATGCATACCAAAAACACTACTGGAGGTAATACAATGAAATACCGGAAAACAGTTCTTTTTTCCATCGTTGTGTTCTTGTCTCTTCTTTTTATTGTTCCTCCGCTTTTTGCGCAGGAAAAAGAGATTAGGATCGGTGTTCTCTATCCGCTCTCAGGGGCAGCGGCTACAATCGGGAGAGACCTTCAGAGGGCAGCAGAGCTGACCGCAGAGATTATCAATAATAAAACTCCCGGCGTTGATATACCCATGGCACAGTGGGGTGGGATACCGAATTTAGGTG from Deltaproteobacteria bacterium includes these protein-coding regions:
- a CDS encoding ABC transporter substrate-binding protein, producing MKYRKTVLFSIVVFLSLLFIVPPLFAQEKEIRIGVLYPLSGAAATIGRDLQRAAELTAEIINNKTPGVDIPMAQWGGIPNLGGAKIKLIFADHRGEPDRGADLAKRLILDDKVVGLMGAYHSSVTKTVSAVAERYGIPM